The following is a genomic window from Acidimicrobium ferrooxidans DSM 10331.
TCCGATACGGCAGACGGGCGGCGAGCTCGAAACCACCGTGCTCTCTCGGGTGGGCCTCGAACAGACCCCCGAGACGCTCGACACGTTCGGCGAGCAGCGCGAGGCCGAGGTGCCCCTCGAGCTGGCGCGGGTCGGCCGGAGCTGCGCCGTCGTCGACCACCCCGAGCACGAGCTGCGCTCCCTCGAGTCGGGCCTCGAGGCGGACGCGGGTCGCACCGATCGCGTGGCGAAGGACGTTGGTCGAGCCCTCCGCGAGCAACCGTGCGGCGAGGTCCAGTACCATCGGCGGCAACTCGAGCCCCTCGAGGTCCCCCACCACCTCGACCTCGAGACCCGCCGCGCGAAGGCGCGCCGCCTCCACCAAGACCACGTCGGCAAGCGCTTCGGGCGACTCCTCGCGCCGTCGCAGCTCGCGGATCAACGATCGAGTCGCCTCGAGACCCGCGAGCGAGGCCTCCTCGATGAGCCGTGCCCCTTCGGTGGGCGCCTCACCACGCACCAAGAGGAGGATGCCCACGAGGTGTTGGGCCACGGTCTCGTGGATGCGCGCGGCGAGTCGCTCGCGTTCGTGCAGCTCTCCCATGCGATAGGCGAGCTCGCGCATGGTGGTCTGGGCAGCGCGCAGCTCGTCGATGGTGTGGCGCAGGAGTTCCTCGTGGCGCCTCGTGCGCTCGAGGAACACCGCGAGCATGGTGCCCGCGGCGATGTCGGGGACGTACCAGGACACGATGGTGGCCCAGGGAACAGGGGGGCGAGGGAGCAGGTGCGTCTCGAGGCCGACGAGAGCGGCGACCCCCATGACGACCGGGACCGACACCGAGGCCGCCAGCAGCACGTAGGCGAGGAAGCTCCAAGCGAGCAAGAGGTAGGCCGCGTTCGCATCGAGGGCCACCGCCACCAGCAGCAAGGTGCCCTCGAGTCCCACGAGCAGCCAGCGGGCGAGCCCAGGCCGCTCGAAGCCGACCCTGCCGAGCGCGAGCCACACCGCCACCATGAGTGCGAGGACGAAGCCGACCGACACGGCACGCACGGCCGAGCCGATCGGATCGAGCACGATCACGAAGAGCGTTCCCGCCATCGTGACGGTGCCGAGCGCCTCCCACCCGAGTCGCACCCTGCGTCCGGTGCCTCCGGCACGGCCGCCCAGCTCGCTGGCCATGGACGCATCGTAGCATCCGACGGCGACCCCGATCGGGATGCGATCGGCCGTGGTATCGACCCTCGACGACGATTTGCGTCGCATCCTTGTCAACAGGCGATGTAATCCTTAGACTCAGAGCCAGAACACACACGAATCCGATCCAACGGAAGGATCCCCTATGACACTCGTCGACCGTGATCGTCTCGGCGCGCTCCTCGCCGACGAGGCCGAGCGCTTCCGTGCCAGTCACCCCGTGAGCGCCCAGCTCGCCAGCCGACGGGGCGAGCATCTCGTCGGCGGTGTGCCCATGACCTGGATGCGCCGGTGGGCTACGCCGTTCGCGATCACCGTCGAGCGCGCCAAGGGCTCAGAACTCGTCGACGTCGACGGCCACCGCTACCTCGACGTGTGCCTCGGCGACACCGGTGCCATGGCGGGCCACAGCCCTGAGCCAACCGCGCGAGCCATCCGTGCTCGCCTGGAGTCGGGTGGTCTCACCACGATGCTCCCGACCGACGACGCCGAGGTGGTCGCGGACGAACTCACGCGACGCTTCGGAGTCGAGCGCTGGCAGTTCACCCTCTCGGCGACCGACGCCAACCGCT
Proteins encoded in this region:
- a CDS encoding sensor histidine kinase; the encoded protein is MRRKSSSRVDTTADRIPIGVAVGCYDASMASELGGRAGGTGRRVRLGWEALGTVTMAGTLFVIVLDPIGSAVRAVSVGFVLALMVAVWLALGRVGFERPGLARWLLVGLEGTLLLVAVALDANAAYLLLAWSFLAYVLLAASVSVPVVMGVAALVGLETHLLPRPPVPWATIVSWYVPDIAAGTMLAVFLERTRRHEELLRHTIDELRAAQTTMRELAYRMGELHERERLAARIHETVAQHLVGILLLVRGEAPTEGARLIEEASLAGLEATRSLIRELRRREESPEALADVVLVEAARLRAAGLEVEVVGDLEGLELPPMVLDLAARLLAEGSTNVLRHAIGATRVRLEARLEGAQLVLGVVDDGAAPADPRQLEGHLGLALLAERVERLGGLFEAHPREHGGFELAARLPYRMARAIEEPAWTA